In Deinococcus sp. QL22, the following are encoded in one genomic region:
- a CDS encoding inositol monophosphatase family protein — protein MTAFGSIPTDLAPFLAVAVAAARAAGAVHLAHLGTARIVHTKTTYADLVTEVDGEAERVIRAVIAETYPGHAVLGEEEGLGDVAAESDFRWVVDPLDGTVNYAHGYPVFCASVALEYRGEAIAGAVYDPTRDELFTATLGGGAFLNGQAVAVSATPTLTTPALVATGFPYDNSGERNLALVARLLRLGIPVRRPGAAALDLCNVACGRMDAYWEIGVKRWDVAAGSLILQEAGGQVSDAGGTPTPHGEMIVATNRLLHAELLELVQEGER, from the coding sequence GTGACTGCATTTGGTTCCATTCCCACCGACCTTGCCCCCTTCTTGGCTGTTGCTGTGGCGGCGGCGCGGGCAGCGGGGGCCGTGCATCTGGCGCATCTGGGTACAGCCCGCATCGTGCACACCAAAACCACCTACGCCGATCTGGTCACGGAAGTAGACGGAGAAGCCGAACGGGTCATCCGCGCCGTTATAGCCGAGACTTACCCAGGACACGCCGTGTTGGGCGAGGAAGAAGGATTGGGTGATGTTGCGGCTGAATCAGATTTTCGCTGGGTGGTAGACCCACTGGACGGCACGGTGAACTACGCGCACGGCTACCCGGTGTTTTGTGCGTCGGTGGCGCTGGAATACCGGGGTGAGGCCATCGCGGGAGCGGTGTACGACCCCACCCGCGATGAACTGTTCACGGCCACACTGGGCGGCGGCGCATTTCTGAACGGCCAAGCAGTCGCCGTGAGTGCCACGCCCACGCTGACCACGCCCGCACTGGTCGCCACCGGATTCCCCTACGACAACAGCGGCGAACGCAATCTGGCACTGGTGGCCCGCCTGCTGCGCTTGGGCATTCCGGTGCGTCGGCCCGGAGCGGCGGCCCTAGACCTGTGCAACGTGGCCTGCGGGCGCATGGACGCTTACTGGGAAATCGGTGTAAAACGCTGGGATGTGGCCGCCGGAAGCCTGATCTTGCAGGAAGCGGGCGGCCAAGTCTCCGACGCTGGCGGAACGCCCACGCCGCACGGAGAGATGATCGTGGCAACCAACCGCCTGCTGCACGCCGAATTGCTTGAACTGGTGCAAGAAGGTGAACGTTAG
- a CDS encoding histone deacetylase produces the protein MTAPPPSFAHPFRAYTPAAYTFPLPEGHRFPAYKYAGVRDRLSGLLPVLDTPNLRWADAARVHDPIWLRRWRRGEVTPAEERAFGLPWSLGVVERARRAAGGSLAALHDALAVGWGANLAGGTHHAFEASAEGFCLVNDAAILTRIALDEGLARRVAILDLDVHQGNGTAALLGAEARAFTLSIHGERNYPFRKERSSLDLGLPDGVTDTEYLAVLRESALPALQAFRPDLLLYLAGADVLAGDRFGRFALTLDGVYERNHTVLTWARVAGIPVVTLMAGGYNRDHNLTVEAHSSVVVAGLDVFAH, from the coding sequence GTGACCGCCCCGCCGCCTTCATTCGCCCACCCTTTCCGCGCCTATACGCCCGCTGCCTACACCTTCCCCCTGCCCGAAGGCCACCGCTTTCCCGCCTACAAGTACGCCGGAGTCCGTGACCGTTTGTCTGGCCTCCTGCCCGTGCTGGACACTCCCAACCTGCGCTGGGCCGACGCGGCCCGCGTGCACGACCCCATCTGGCTGAGGCGGTGGCGGCGCGGCGAGGTCACGCCTGCCGAAGAACGCGCTTTCGGGTTGCCGTGGAGTTTGGGCGTGGTGGAGCGGGCGCGGCGGGCAGCGGGCGGGTCTTTGGCGGCGCTGCACGACGCATTGGCGGTGGGCTGGGGCGCGAACCTTGCGGGCGGCACGCATCATGCGTTTGAGGCCAGTGCCGAGGGCTTTTGTCTGGTCAACGACGCGGCCATTCTGACAAGGATCGCGCTGGATGAAGGGCTGGCACGGCGCGTGGCGATCCTTGATCTGGACGTGCATCAGGGCAACGGCACGGCGGCGCTGTTGGGGGCCGAGGCGCGGGCCTTTACCCTCAGCATTCACGGCGAGCGCAATTACCCCTTTCGCAAGGAACGCAGTAGCCTCGATCTGGGCCTGCCCGATGGCGTCACAGACACCGAATACCTGGCGGTGTTGCGGGAATCGGCGCTGCCTGCCCTGCAAGCCTTCCGGCCCGACTTGTTGCTGTACCTGGCCGGAGCAGACGTGCTGGCCGGAGACAGATTCGGGCGCTTCGCCCTTACGCTGGACGGGGTGTACGAGCGCAACCACACGGTGCTGACTTGGGCGCGTGTGGCGGGGATTCCCGTCGTGACCCTGATGGCGGGGGGCTACAACCGTGACCACAACCTGACGGTAGAGGCCCACAGTAGCGTGGTTGTTGCTGGTCTAGACGTGTTTGCCCACTGA
- a CDS encoding diguanylate cyclase, which translates to MLHVPPTALTASERAWADRELNPSGARRWAQAEPPSPVRDVVLAYLDWRTGSYTSAFTHVDAALSGLTVTDVWRSRALNIRAGLMMARLDFSGAHTLYHEQLAVAERCGNQVELAHAKHDLALALLDFNVAKALPLLQEALDLFEQCGESEQAGVAYLNLGMVHQRRGDFGGAEQQYAHAVQRGQDGYAVLHILALAQLVVLKVQQGQIGAAQTHFSELDQLPQSQDIEAEVERARASVLLTQELSRVRWVQDQGDWDEAGQEQLGGPQALDPATLALAMIGQANARQAQRLAELEASLAQAEAQHADAERRSVTDLLTGLHNRQYLITEGARRLANGTAQAPVQVAMIDVDRFKRVNDTHGHATGDTVLREIAGLLRTHALPGDLVARYGGEEFVLVRCAGQPSMVPTLEAFRVAVQNHVWTTRPVTVSIGMTLVPGDTLDAALDRADQLMYAAKRAGGNRLRHDLPRDSDRGTPQINLIYDPERDSVC; encoded by the coding sequence ATGCTGCACGTTCCGCCTACCGCACTCACCGCCTCCGAGCGGGCGTGGGCTGATCGCGAGCTGAATCCCAGTGGTGCGAGGCGATGGGCGCAGGCCGAGCCGCCCTCACCTGTGCGCGATGTGGTGCTGGCCTACCTTGATTGGCGCACTGGATCCTACACTTCCGCATTTACGCACGTAGACGCCGCGCTGTCAGGGTTGACCGTGACCGACGTGTGGCGTTCGCGTGCCCTGAATATCCGGGCAGGCCTGATGATGGCGCGTCTGGATTTCAGCGGGGCCCACACCCTGTACCACGAGCAATTGGCGGTGGCGGAGCGCTGCGGTAATCAGGTGGAATTGGCCCATGCCAAGCACGATCTGGCCCTCGCTTTGCTGGATTTCAATGTTGCAAAAGCCTTGCCCTTGTTGCAAGAGGCGCTGGACTTGTTCGAGCAATGCGGCGAGTCTGAGCAGGCTGGCGTAGCCTACCTGAATCTGGGCATGGTGCACCAGCGGCGCGGCGACTTTGGAGGGGCGGAGCAGCAGTACGCCCATGCCGTGCAGCGCGGCCAAGATGGGTACGCGGTGCTGCATATTCTGGCCCTGGCGCAATTGGTGGTACTTAAGGTTCAGCAGGGCCAAATTGGAGCGGCACAGACGCACTTTAGTGAACTCGATCAGCTTCCTCAGTCTCAGGATATAGAGGCTGAAGTCGAGCGTGCCCGCGCCAGTGTGCTGCTGACCCAAGAACTGAGCCGGGTGCGCTGGGTGCAGGATCAGGGCGATTGGGACGAAGCTGGACAGGAGCAGCTCGGTGGGCCTCAGGCTCTTGACCCAGCAACGCTGGCCCTCGCCATGATCGGGCAGGCCAACGCCCGGCAGGCCCAACGTTTGGCCGAACTCGAAGCCTCTTTAGCGCAGGCTGAAGCCCAGCACGCCGACGCTGAACGCCGCAGCGTCACCGACCTCCTGACCGGCCTGCACAACCGCCAATACCTGATCACCGAAGGGGCGCGGCGCTTGGCGAATGGCACGGCTCAGGCTCCTGTTCAGGTAGCTATGATCGACGTAGACCGCTTCAAGCGCGTGAACGATACACACGGCCACGCCACCGGAGATACCGTGCTGCGCGAGATTGCTGGTCTCCTCAGGACTCACGCCCTGCCGGGTGATCTGGTCGCCCGCTACGGAGGCGAAGAATTTGTGCTGGTGCGCTGTGCGGGTCAGCCGAGCATGGTGCCTACCCTGGAGGCTTTCCGAGTGGCCGTGCAAAACCACGTGTGGACGACCCGCCCCGTGACCGTCAGCATCGGTATGACACTGGTTCCCGGCGACACGTTGGACGCCGCCCTAGACCGGGCCGACCAATTGATGTACGCCGCCAAACGTGCTGGGGGCAACAGGCTCCGCCATGACTTGCCCCGCGACAGTGACCGTGGTACGCCGCAAATCAACCTGATCTACGACCCTGAACGCGACTCCGTCTGCTGA
- a CDS encoding HNH endonuclease, which yields MARRLPASDWPPPSREPDRCGLCDRAVPHLTEHHLIPKSQGRRQGVKIHALPTVLLCPPCHKFLHRTFSNAELAGEYSSVDALLAHEDVRRFVAWISRQPPTKGVRVR from the coding sequence ATGGCCCGCCGCCTGCCTGCCTCCGATTGGCCGCCCCCGTCCCGCGAACCTGACCGCTGCGGCTTGTGTGACCGCGCCGTGCCGCATCTGACCGAGCATCACCTGATCCCCAAATCACAGGGGCGTCGGCAGGGCGTGAAAATCCACGCTCTGCCGACAGTGTTGTTGTGCCCGCCCTGCCATAAATTCCTGCACCGCACCTTTTCCAATGCTGAACTGGCCGGGGAATATTCTTCTGTAGACGCGCTACTGGCCCATGAGGACGTGCGGCGGTTTGTGGCATGGATCAGCAGGCAGCCGCCAACGAAAGGGGTGCGGGTGCGCTGA
- a CDS encoding intradiol ring-cleavage dioxygenase, giving the protein MNQHPNVNPAPDEDNDDEMVGTLLSRRRALRLLGLGGGAAALAAGSVLAQRNPPPGGQGMGASGTSGATSLPGCVVRPAQTEGPYFIDEKLNRSDIRKDSKTGKASAGIPLTLDFVVSKVTVGSCTPRGRVLIDVWQCDALGVYSDVSGNTDDFLRGSQVTNAQGKASFTTVYPGWYPGRAVHIHFKLRPLDASGKPTGEFTSQLFFPEAVTDAAHAAAPYNRKGKRNTLNSTDGIYRNGGSQLLLNLTGNPQKGYRATFDVGLNIG; this is encoded by the coding sequence ATGAACCAGCACCCGAACGTGAACCCAGCACCCGACGAAGACAACGACGACGAGATGGTCGGAACCCTGCTGAGCCGCAGGCGAGCGCTGAGACTGCTGGGATTGGGCGGCGGCGCGGCGGCCTTGGCAGCAGGCAGCGTGCTGGCCCAACGAAATCCGCCCCCCGGTGGGCAAGGTATGGGCGCTAGCGGCACCAGCGGCGCAACCAGCCTACCCGGATGCGTGGTGCGGCCCGCCCAGACCGAAGGCCCATATTTTATTGACGAGAAACTGAACCGCAGCGATATTCGCAAAGATTCGAAGACGGGCAAGGCCAGTGCAGGCATTCCGCTGACGCTGGATTTCGTGGTGTCGAAGGTGACGGTAGGCAGTTGCACGCCGCGTGGCCGCGTGCTGATAGATGTGTGGCAGTGCGACGCACTGGGCGTGTATTCGGATGTGTCGGGCAACACCGACGACTTCCTGCGCGGCTCGCAGGTCACCAACGCGCAGGGCAAGGCCAGCTTTACCACCGTGTATCCCGGCTGGTATCCGGGCCGCGCCGTACATATTCACTTCAAGCTGCGCCCACTGGACGCCAGCGGCAAACCCACCGGAGAATTCACGTCGCAGTTGTTTTTCCCTGAAGCCGTGACCGACGCGGCCCACGCCGCCGCGCCCTATAACCGCAAAGGCAAACGCAACACGCTGAACAGCACCGACGGCATCTACCGCAATGGGGGCAGCCAACTGCTGCTGAACCTGACCGGCAATCCACAAAAGGGCTACCGGGCGACGTTTGATGTGGGGCTGAATATCGGCTGA
- a CDS encoding peptidylprolyl isomerase, with amino-acid sequence MKFAGYTAARLTTTLLTGTLLLGAALAQTTPAPTPTPAPVTPVQTPAPTPVPAPTPAPTAPATAPAAAPAAAPAATPAATPAADPSTLVATIGTEKVTLGEFNQAFRVAVARLVNSQGVPFEESYLTEFADARRDFLTQYVRDRAVYQIARVANKPDAAAIDAQFAKARENFATDAEFSEGLAQTGFSTPAELRAELERQAVVDAYLNGVKKRLTFGSAVVQGFYNLNKASFTREAEACAKHILVKTQPEAQQIQKDLVAGGDFAAIAKAKSQDPGSAQSGGDLGCFAPGAMVAAFDTASFKGPLNTPQLVQTEFGYHVLTVTGRTDAGLAPLTVAEPLIREQLARDASQKYVNSQVARLKVESFADVVGAAAAK; translated from the coding sequence ATGAAATTTGCTGGATACACTGCGGCCCGCCTGACGACCACATTGCTCACAGGCACGCTGCTGCTGGGCGCTGCTCTGGCCCAAACCACCCCCGCACCTACGCCCACTCCAGCACCCGTGACCCCCGTGCAAACTCCGGCACCGACTCCAGTACCAGCACCGACTCCAGCACCCACCGCGCCCGCAACGGCTCCCGCTGCTGCACCTGCCGCTGCTCCGGCAGCAACACCTGCGGCCACACCCGCTGCCGATCCATCCACGTTGGTCGCCACCATCGGCACCGAAAAAGTAACGCTAGGCGAATTCAATCAGGCGTTCCGGGTGGCTGTGGCCCGGTTGGTCAATTCTCAGGGCGTGCCTTTTGAAGAGTCCTACCTGACCGAATTTGCCGACGCCCGCCGCGACTTTCTGACCCAGTACGTGCGTGACCGCGCGGTATACCAGATTGCCCGCGTTGCCAACAAGCCCGATGCAGCCGCCATTGACGCGCAGTTTGCCAAGGCCCGTGAAAACTTTGCCACCGACGCCGAGTTTAGCGAGGGCCTGGCGCAAACAGGCTTCAGCACACCCGCCGAATTGCGGGCCGAGTTAGAGCGGCAAGCGGTGGTGGACGCCTACCTGAACGGCGTGAAAAAGCGCCTGACTTTCGGCAGCGCCGTCGTTCAGGGCTTTTACAACCTCAACAAAGCCTCATTTACCCGCGAAGCCGAGGCCTGCGCCAAGCACATTCTGGTCAAGACCCAGCCCGAAGCCCAGCAGATTCAGAAGGATTTGGTGGCAGGCGGAGACTTTGCGGCCATTGCCAAAGCCAAGAGCCAGGATCCCGGCAGCGCCCAAAGCGGCGGCGATCTGGGCTGCTTTGCACCGGGCGCAATGGTGGCTGCCTTCGATACGGCCAGCTTCAAGGGGCCACTGAACACGCCTCAGTTGGTACAGACCGAGTTCGGGTATCACGTGCTGACCGTCACCGGGCGTACCGATGCAGGTCTCGCGCCGCTGACCGTGGCCGAGCCGCTGATCCGCGAGCAACTGGCCCGCGACGCCTCGCAGAAATACGTGAATTCGCAGGTGGCTCGCCTGAAGGTCGAGAGCTTTGCCGACGTGGTGGGCGCGGCAGCAGCCAAATAA
- a CDS encoding peptidoglycan bridge formation glycyltransferase FemA/FemB family protein, translating into MRLTLEETTDARVYDDAVSSLPITSALQGWGYGEARRVLGQTPVRYLIKAEGRTVGAVQLLRKRLVPGFSTLYAPRGPALESLDLLPAVAEALRKVAKPTDALLKIEPPLPIPADDSVSVPEAYGPFRRAETEQPEHTIIADLTRTEEQMFADLHSMARRNVRAAHKLGVVAGRDDDFEAFWEIFTATNERAKLGAFPRAYYEAMLREGNAYGGEAYIVLSRHEGKALAGGFFLGMGKGAYYLFGGSVRDDRVGENGEPRKDAKAPDAFYWNAMLDAKQRGYELFDFWGIPRQLDEEKHSFGVFKMKLKFSEQRVWYPAYDLNLNAAAPAIVKALRWRKTQNNLKKRGSKEDVL; encoded by the coding sequence GTGCGCCTGACTCTGGAAGAAACCACCGATGCCCGCGTCTATGACGACGCCGTAAGTAGCTTGCCGATCACCAGCGCCCTGCAAGGCTGGGGCTACGGCGAGGCGCGGCGCGTGCTGGGGCAAACGCCTGTGCGCTACCTGATCAAGGCTGAGGGCCGCACGGTGGGCGCGGTGCAACTGCTCCGCAAGCGCCTCGTGCCGGGGTTTTCTACGCTGTACGCGCCGCGTGGCCCCGCCCTGGAGTCGCTGGACTTGCTGCCCGCTGTGGCCGAAGCCCTGCGAAAAGTCGCCAAGCCCACTGACGCCCTACTGAAAATAGAGCCGCCCCTGCCCATTCCTGCCGACGACAGCGTAAGCGTGCCGGAAGCGTATGGCCCCTTTCGCCGCGCCGAAACCGAGCAGCCCGAACACACCATCATTGCCGACCTGACCCGGACTGAAGAACAGATGTTTGCCGACCTGCACAGCATGGCCCGCCGCAACGTGCGTGCCGCCCACAAGTTGGGCGTGGTGGCGGGCCGGGACGACGACTTCGAGGCCTTCTGGGAGATTTTTACGGCCACCAACGAGCGGGCCAAGTTGGGCGCATTTCCCCGAGCCTACTACGAAGCCATGTTGCGCGAAGGTAATGCTTACGGCGGCGAGGCCTACATTGTGTTGTCGCGGCATGAGGGCAAGGCGCTGGCGGGCGGCTTCTTCTTGGGCATGGGCAAGGGCGCGTATTACCTGTTCGGCGGCAGCGTGCGCGATGACCGCGTTGGCGAAAACGGCGAACCCCGCAAGGATGCCAAAGCCCCCGACGCCTTTTACTGGAACGCTATGCTGGACGCCAAACAGCGCGGCTACGAACTGTTCGACTTCTGGGGCATTCCCCGCCAACTGGACGAAGAAAAACACTCGTTCGGCGTCTTCAAGATGAAACTGAAATTCAGCGAGCAGCGCGTCTGGTATCCCGCCTACGACCTGAACCTGAACGCCGCCGCGCCCGCCATCGTGAAGGCCCTGCGCTGGCGCAAAACGCAGAACAATTTGAAGAAACGTGGCAGCAAAGAGGACGTGTTGTAA
- a CDS encoding NADPH:quinone oxidoreductase family protein codes for MSDMTSGEAAQTMRAIVVETLGAPNVMQVREGVPVPQPGPGQVRLKVEAVGINFADVLSVAGEYLTRTRVPYTPGMEFAGTVDALGEGVTGVKVGQLVACLGGSGSLATYAVANAAALIPVPASLTAAQAAAFPVSYFTAYHGLKTLGYGQPGQWVWVQAAAGALGTASIQLAKAMGMNVVATASTEEKLELARKLGADVTLLQDDPDRVQKIRAAAANDSNPKGGVDLVLEVVGGPRFQESLDVVMNRGRVIVIGNASREQANLRPVELMKRNVTVTGLWLTSLMGDAEATREAAMALTPLIASGQVTPQVGPTYALDESVRAFQDILDRKTTGKVVIEPQR; via the coding sequence ATGAGCGATATGACTTCCGGTGAGGCAGCACAGACGATGAGAGCCATTGTGGTAGAGACACTGGGTGCGCCCAACGTGATGCAGGTGCGCGAGGGCGTGCCCGTGCCGCAGCCGGGGCCGGGGCAAGTGCGCCTGAAGGTAGAAGCGGTGGGCATCAACTTTGCGGATGTGCTGAGCGTGGCGGGCGAATACCTGACGCGAACCCGCGTGCCCTACACCCCCGGCATGGAATTCGCCGGAACCGTGGACGCGCTGGGCGAGGGCGTGACGGGCGTGAAAGTGGGGCAACTGGTGGCCTGCCTGGGCGGCAGCGGCAGCCTTGCCACCTACGCCGTAGCCAACGCGGCGGCCCTGATTCCCGTGCCTGCCAGCCTCACGGCGGCTCAGGCGGCGGCGTTTCCGGTATCGTATTTCACGGCGTATCACGGCCTGAAGACGCTGGGATACGGCCAGCCGGGGCAGTGGGTGTGGGTGCAGGCCGCAGCGGGCGCACTGGGCACGGCCAGCATTCAGCTTGCCAAGGCAATGGGCATGAATGTGGTCGCCACCGCCAGTACCGAGGAAAAACTGGAACTGGCCCGCAAATTGGGCGCAGACGTGACGCTGCTGCAAGACGACCCAGACCGCGTGCAGAAAATCCGTGCCGCCGCTGCCAACGACTCTAACCCCAAAGGTGGCGTAGACCTCGTGCTGGAAGTGGTGGGCGGGCCAAGATTCCAGGAGAGTCTGGACGTGGTGATGAACCGGGGCCGCGTGATCGTGATTGGCAACGCCAGCCGCGAGCAGGCCAACCTGCGCCCGGTAGAACTGATGAAGCGCAACGTGACCGTCACGGGCCTGTGGCTGACCAGCCTGATGGGCGACGCCGAAGCCACCCGCGAAGCTGCGATGGCCCTGACGCCCCTCATTGCCAGTGGGCAAGTCACCCCGCAAGTCGGGCCAACCTACGCGCTAGACGAGAGCGTGCGGGCGTTTCAGGACATTCTGGATAGGAAGACGACGGGGAAAGTGGTGATCGAACCGCAGAGGTAA
- a CDS encoding 3-hydroxyacyl-CoA dehydrogenase NAD-binding domain-containing protein, producing MTTAPTSMVDQSREGDVLVLTINNPPVNAFSPGVPEGLHAGLDVAEQDQSIKAVVIIGGGRTFIAGADIKTFDLPREQAPDLRGFITRLDAFSKPTVAAIHGTALGGGLEVALACTYRVALAGAQLGLPEVKLGIFPGAGGTQRLPRVVGAQKALEMMLSGNPIGAAEGAQMGLIDQLAEGKTEVDLRAAAVAFARAHTDARPLPRVSERGVDGANPELFAAARAGLGKTYRGQLSPGMIVDLTEIAATRPFEEGWNAEAGLFLQAKDSPQSRGLRHIFFAERESARVPGIGKDTPMTDIRSVGVIGAGTMGGGIAMNFLNVGIPVTIVETAQDALDRGVATIRRNYENTAKKGRLSMDDVEARMALLTPTLNMGDLAQADIIIEAVFENMDVKKDIFTRLDGIAKPGAILASNTSTLDVNEIASVTSRPESVIGLHFFSPANVMKLLEIVRAEKTSASVLATSMALARKIRKVGVVVGVCDGFVGNRMVHRYGDEARKLVEEGANPQDVDAAMHALGLAMGPFEMSDMAGLDIGYSIRQHQAKVRGEPQPDGWLDRIVAQGRKGQKTQAGIYDYPDGRKPVPSTETSDLIATYRSEKGLQTRELSPQEITERLAYSLVNEGAKILEEGIAQRAGDIDVIYIYGYGFPAYRGGPMQYADEMGLSNVAAALEKYGQTPAPLLKQLADEGKTFGAWDKEKGRG from the coding sequence ATGACCACTGCCCCAACTTCCATGGTTGATCAATCTCGCGAAGGCGACGTGCTGGTGCTGACGATCAACAATCCGCCCGTCAATGCTTTTTCGCCTGGAGTGCCCGAAGGCCTGCACGCGGGTCTGGACGTGGCCGAACAGGATCAGAGCATCAAGGCGGTGGTCATCATCGGCGGCGGGCGCACCTTTATTGCCGGGGCCGACATCAAAACCTTCGACCTGCCCCGCGAGCAGGCTCCCGACTTGCGCGGCTTCATCACGCGGCTGGATGCCTTTTCCAAGCCCACCGTCGCCGCCATTCACGGCACGGCGTTGGGCGGCGGTCTGGAAGTGGCGCTGGCCTGCACCTACCGCGTAGCATTGGCGGGCGCTCAGTTGGGGCTGCCCGAAGTCAAGTTGGGCATTTTCCCCGGTGCGGGCGGCACCCAGCGCCTTCCCCGCGTGGTGGGCGCACAAAAAGCCCTGGAAATGATGCTGTCCGGCAATCCCATCGGGGCCGCTGAAGGCGCACAGATGGGCCTGATAGACCAACTGGCAGAAGGCAAAACCGAAGTTGACTTGCGTGCCGCTGCCGTTGCTTTTGCCCGTGCCCACACCGACGCCCGCCCGTTGCCCCGTGTCTCTGAGCGCGGCGTAGACGGTGCCAACCCCGAACTGTTCGCCGCTGCCCGCGCAGGCCTGGGCAAAACCTATCGGGGCCAGTTGTCGCCGGGCATGATCGTAGACCTGACCGAAATCGCCGCCACCCGCCCCTTTGAGGAAGGCTGGAACGCGGAGGCCGGGCTGTTTTTGCAGGCCAAAGATTCACCGCAATCGCGCGGCCTGCGCCATATCTTTTTTGCCGAACGCGAAAGCGCCCGTGTGCCCGGCATTGGCAAAGACACCCCCATGACCGACATTCGCTCCGTTGGCGTGATCGGCGCGGGCACGATGGGCGGCGGCATCGCCATGAATTTCCTGAATGTGGGCATTCCCGTGACCATCGTGGAAACCGCGCAGGACGCGTTAGACCGGGGCGTGGCTACGATTCGCCGCAACTACGAGAACACCGCCAAAAAAGGCCGCCTGAGCATGGATGACGTGGAGGCAAGAATGGCCCTGCTGACGCCCACGCTGAACATGGGTGACCTCGCGCAAGCCGACATCATCATCGAAGCCGTGTTTGAAAACATGGACGTGAAGAAGGACATTTTCACGCGCCTGGACGGAATTGCTAAGCCCGGCGCGATTCTGGCGAGCAATACCAGCACCCTCGACGTAAACGAAATTGCCAGCGTCACATCACGTCCCGAAAGTGTGATCGGTCTGCACTTTTTCAGCCCCGCCAACGTGATGAAGTTGCTGGAAATCGTTCGGGCTGAGAAAACCAGTGCGTCGGTATTGGCGACCAGCATGGCCCTTGCCCGCAAAATCAGGAAAGTGGGCGTGGTGGTGGGCGTCTGTGACGGCTTCGTGGGCAACCGCATGGTGCACCGCTACGGCGATGAGGCCCGCAAGTTGGTGGAAGAAGGTGCGAACCCGCAGGACGTGGACGCCGCCATGCACGCGCTGGGGCTGGCGATGGGGCCGTTCGAAATGTCAGATATGGCAGGGCTGGATATCGGCTATTCCATCCGGCAGCATCAGGCGAAGGTGCGCGGCGAACCGCAACCCGACGGCTGGCTAGACCGGATTGTGGCGCAGGGCCGTAAGGGTCAGAAAACGCAGGCTGGAATCTACGACTACCCCGACGGCAGAAAGCCTGTGCCCAGCACCGAAACGTCAGACCTGATCGCCACTTACCGCAGTGAAAAAGGCCTTCAGACCCGCGAACTCAGCCCGCAGGAAATCACCGAGCGGCTGGCCTACAGTCTGGTCAATGAGGGCGCGAAAATTCTGGAAGAAGGCATTGCCCAGCGTGCCGGAGACATTGACGTGATCTACATTTACGGCTATGGATTTCCCGCCTACCGGGGCGGCCCCATGCAGTACGCCGATGAAATGGGCCTGAGCAACGTCGCTGCCGCACTGGAAAAATACGGCCAAACGCCCGCGCCTTTGCTGAAGCAATTGGCCGATGAGGGCAAGACCTTTGGGGCATGGGACAAGGAGAAAGGCCGGGGTTAA
- a CDS encoding ABC transporter permease has protein sequence MTTASPTAAPKAKRQPSIFSRRFRRSTPGKVGAAIVALFVLLAVLAPILKPYDASSDRNYRLNLKPPSVAALWNKEVAEEYRDPVTGQVNAWSHPFGTDNLGRDVLTRVWHGTAISLKVGVVSTVLALVIGTLVGVLAGYFGGWFDSITGYLSDVMLAFPSILLAIGFASIFSADNPPLLVSGINSLFVLNSPQLVTAMLAVSLVQIPVYMRLSRAVVLGLREREFVQASGALGATQIRTVFKHVLPNSLSPLIVQGALSIATATIEVAALGFLGIGAQPPLPEWGTMISDSRQYYVDSPWTMIFPGLAIFLTVLGFNLLGDGLRDVLDPRSTQ, from the coding sequence ATGACCACCGCTTCCCCCACCGCCGCCCCCAAAGCCAAGCGCCAGCCCAGCATCTTTTCGCGGCGGTTTCGGCGCAGCACGCCCGGCAAAGTCGGCGCGGCAATCGTGGCCCTGTTTGTGTTGCTGGCGGTTCTGGCCCCGATTCTCAAGCCTTACGACGCTTCCAGTGACCGCAACTACCGCCTGAACCTGAAGCCGCCGAGTGTGGCCGCGCTATGGAACAAAGAGGTGGCTGAGGAGTACCGCGATCCGGTGACGGGTCAGGTCAATGCTTGGTCGCACCCGTTTGGAACAGACAATTTGGGCCGCGACGTGCTGACCCGCGTCTGGCACGGCACGGCCATCAGCCTGAAGGTAGGCGTGGTCAGTACCGTGCTGGCCCTCGTCATCGGCACATTGGTCGGCGTGCTGGCCGGATACTTTGGCGGCTGGTTCGATTCCATCACCGGCTACCTGTCGGACGTGATGCTGGCCTTTCCCAGCATTCTGCTCGCCATCGGCTTTGCCAGCATCTTTAGTGCCGACAATCCGCCGCTGCTGGTCAGTGGCATCAACAGTCTGTTTGTGCTCAACAGTCCGCAGCTTGTGACGGCCATGCTTGCGGTGTCGCTGGTGCAGATCCCGGTGTACATGCGCCTCTCCCGCGCGGTGGTGCTGGGCCTCCGCGAGCGCGAATTTGTGCAGGCTTCGGGCGCACTGGGGGCCACCCAGATTCGCACCGTGTTCAAGCATGTGCTGCCCAACAGCCTCTCGCCGCTGATCGTGCAGGGCGCACTGAGTATTGCCACCGCCACCATCGAGGTCGCCGCGCTGGGCTTCCTCGGGATCGGCGCTCAGCCCCCGCTGCCAGAATGGGGCACCATGATCAGCGACTCCCGCCAATATTACGTGGACTCGCCGTGGACGATGATCTTCCCCGGCCTCGCCATTTTCCTGACGGTACTAGGCTTCAACCTGCTGGGAGACGGCCTACGCGATGTGCTTGACCCGCGCAGTACGCAGTAG